In Arachis hypogaea cultivar Tifrunner chromosome 17, arahy.Tifrunner.gnm2.J5K5, whole genome shotgun sequence, a single window of DNA contains:
- the LOC112764523 gene encoding protein kinase STUNTED — translation MMTCPVEGGGSGGRTVVVGMKLDSPSKELLTWALVKVSQSGDTVVALHVLDQHEIVNKDGKSSLLSLVKAFDPVLAVYEGFCNLKQVDLKLKICRGSSVKKILVREAIAYSATQLVLGTCHGHHKIRSSTSVAKYCAKKLSKDCCVLAVNNGKVVFKSDGLPDTAAPDSQGHRNGLLGSIHWKISKSTKVLSDESAESDAGKSTGQFSDHSLAKILMDTTEFDRKDSCSVCDPTLALPPPDSCHQSAEEESCSDRGCDNSLAIVPVPAMDVAPPELKPGWPLLHQRILSETQFPDRLSARQISVVQWAMRLPSRNLSYASDQDRKPQDESVPLDSETGAVVPVDYGIVPASLPEPNSKSIPLELASLHEKYSSRCRLFEYQELVSATSNFLPENLIGKGGSSEVYRGCLPDGQELAVKILKPSDEVLKEFLLEIEIITTLNHKNIISLLGFCFENGNLLLVYDLLSRGSLEENLHGSKKNSLVFGWNERYKVAMGVAEALDYLHCKDDQPVIHRDVKSSNVLLSEDFEPKLSDFGLAKWASTSSSQITCTDVAGTFGYLAPEYFMYGKVHDKIDVYAFGVVLLELLSGRKPISGDFPKGQESLIMWASPLLDSGKVLQLLDPTLGDNYDHEEMERMVLAATLCLRRAPRARPKMSLISKLLHGDADVIKWARSEINARKAPEMLEDEACPPSNLQSHLNLALLDVEDDLLSMCSVEQHVSLEDYLRGRWSRSSSFD, via the exons ATGATGACGTGTCCGGTGGAGGGAGGTGGCTCCGGTGGGAGGACGGTGGTGGTTGGGATGAAATTGGATTCTCCGAGCAAGGAGCTTCTTACGTGGGCATTGGTCAAAGTTTCTCAGTCTGGTGATACTGTTGTTGCTCTGCATGTTCTTGATCAACATG AAATTGTGAATAAAGATGGGAAATCGTCGTTGCTTTCGCTTGTGAAGGCCTTTGATCCTGTTCTAGCTGTTTATGAAGGTTTCTGCAATTTGAAACAG GTGGATCTCAAGCTCAAAATTTGCCGTGGTTCATCAGTGAAGAAGATTTTGGTCAGGGAAGCCATTGCTTATTCTGCAACGCAACTTGTGCTGGGAACATGCCATGGCCACCACAAAATCCGGTCATCCACCTCTGTGGCTAAGTACTGTGCCAAGAAGTTGTCTAAGGACTGTTGTGTTCTTGCTGTTAACAATGGGAAAGTTGTCTTCAAGAGTGATGGCTTGCCGGATACGGCTGCCCCCGACTCACAAG GTCACAGAAATGGTTTGCTTGGTTCAATTCACTGGAAAATCAGTAAGAGTACAAAAGTGCTAAGTGATGAGAGTGCAGAGAGTGATGCTGGTAAGAGTACTGGCCAATTTTCGGATCACAGTTTGGCGAAGATTTTAATGGATACTACTGAGTTTGATAGAAAAGATAGCTGCTCGGTTTGTGATCCAACCCTGGCATTGCCGCCTCCAGATTCTTGCCACCAATCTGCAGAAGAAGAATCTTGCAGTGATCGTGGTTGTGATAATTCCTTGGCTATAGTGCCTGTTCCGGCCATGGATGTCGCACCACCTGAATTGAAACCAGGCTGGCCACTACTTCACCAGAGAATCTTATCAGAAACTCAGTTTCCTGATAGACTATCGGCACGCCAGATCTCTGTGGTCCAGTGGGCAATGAGGTTGCCTAGTAGGAATCTTTCATATGCTTCGGATCAAGATCGCAAGCCTCAAGACGAATCTGTGCCTTTGGATAGTGAAACTGGTGCTGTTGTTCCAGTAGATTATGGAATAGTGCCTGCTTCTTTGCCTGAACCGAACTCGAAAAGTATTCCTCTTGAATTGGCCAGCCTTCATGAGAAATACTCGTCAAGATGCAGATTGTTTGAGTACCAAGAACTTGTATCAGCAACATCAAATTTCTTGCCTG AGAACTTGATTGGGAAAGGAGGAAGTAGTGAGGTTTATAGAGGGTGCCTTCCTGATGGACAGGAGCTTGCTGTGAAGATCCTAAAGCCTTCTGATGAAGTTTTAAAGGAGTTtcttcttgaaatagaaattatCACTACCTTGAATCATAAAAACATTATATCTCTTCTTGGATTCTGCTTTGAGAATGGGAATCTTCTTCTTGTCTATGATTTATTATCAAGAGGAAGCCTTGAAGAAAACCTTCATG GAAGTAAGAAAAATTCTCTTGTGTTTGGTTGGAATGAGAGATATAAGGTTGCAATGGGTGTTGCCGAGGCTTTGGATTATCTGCACTGCAAAGATGATCAGCCCGTGATCCATCGCGATGTAAAATCATCAAATGTATTATTATCTGAGGATTTTGAACCCAAG CTCTCTGATTTTGGACTTGCTAAATGGGCATCAACTTCATCATCACAGATAACTTGCACAGATGTTGCTGGAACCTTTGG CTACCTGGCTCCTGAATACTTCATGTATGGCAAAGTACATGATAAGATCGACGTCTATGCTTTCGGTGTCGTGCTCCTTGAGCTTCTTTCAGGGAGGAAGCCCATAAGTGGTGATTTTCCAAAAGGTCAAGAGAGTCTTATCATGTGG GCAAGTCCACTTCTAGATAGTGGAAAAGTGTTGCAACTGTTAGATCCCACTTTGGGCGATAACTATGATCATGAGGAGATGGAAAGAATGGTCTTAGCAGCCACACTTTGTTTAAGGCGTGCTCCGAGAGCTAGGCCTAAAATGAGCCTT ATTTCTAAGCTCCTTCATGGTGATGCTGATGTAATCAAGTGGGCAAGGTCGGAAATTAATGCGAGGAAAGCACCAGAAATGCTTGAAGATGAAGCGTGTCCACCGAGCAACCTGCAGTCACATCTTAACCTTGCACTCCTTGATGTGGAAGATGACTTGCTCTCCATGTGTAGTGTCGAGCAGCACGTCTCTTTGGAGGACTACTTGAGAGGCCGGTGGAGCCGCTCCTCGAGCTTTGACTGA